GTATGAAGGTTTTGGAGTGCTTCCTGAGTCTTAAAGTAATGAAACTTAAAGTGAAAGCATATTGTATTTGATCAGCAGCTACAAATGATTTGtactgcattcattttttaacattttttagcCCAAAAAGACTCagatttctgtttaattaaaaattcaattctGAAAAATCAAGTTAAACGTTTCTGAAGTCATTTCCTCCTCTGCCTCTCTTAATATCAATCACTTTAAGAATTACAATTTAGCCAGTTTGTAGATTATTAAAATCtacaattcaattaaattaaaacaatttttattttggtcgTCTGtgactgtaaaaatgtacatagaACTGTCCTGCTCGGATCTAATACATCATAACGTGACTGAACTGTGTGCATGTACGGAGAAAGATAGTGCTCTCAGAAGATAAAAGAAAGCGCTTCATTACTGTTTGGAGGCAACGCTTTTTTGAGAAAACCTCAAATGCGACGTTTTGAGCGACTTCTCCGATAAAGACCGGACGAATCAGTCATAGATCCCGAGCAAACACTAAAGATTTCTAATCAAGAACAGAAGGTAGAAAACGCCGGTTCGATCCCGACGCTCTCTGGAATGAGCTTTGATTCACGACAAAGAGctgctttgtaaatattttgcttATGGGAATGAATCAGTCGGATTGGTTTTTCCTTCCGGCGACGCCACATCTGTGCTAAAGATGTCCGGAGTGATTGACGGATCGCTCGGAAACTCTGCTGACGGCAGACAAAGTGACAAATTAAAGTTAATCTGTGACTTCCTGTCTTCACAGGAAACGGAGTGAAAGCTCAGGGCGAAACGCTTCAGTCAGACGGACCCTTCAGAACTCTTTAGACGGGACACGTCGGTCTGAAACGCTCCATCTGTGAGCCATCAGCAAACGTGTCAGAACACAACTCTCGCTTTTTTAGTCAAACTTAAAGACGGTTTCTGACCCCAAGAGTACAcaggaatacacacacacacacacacaaacgagaCGGAGAACACACAGATCATGTTTGTTTCTTGTGCTTTTTCACAGAGATTGATATTTAATGGGAAGGAATGTTGCAGTAATGAACTCATCCAAACCAGAGaaatagagtgtgtgtgtgtgtgtgtgtgagaggataAAGCAtgagtgaaagtgtgtgtgcacgtttgtgaataaatgcaaatgtgtgtgaaaatgcatgtttgtgaaCAAATGAGTTTAAgtgcttgtctgtgtgtgtgtgtgtgtgtgtgtaagaacgAGGCTCTCTGAAGACGGTTACAGTCACACTCGTTCCCTTCCGCTGTTTTTCTTACAGAGGGCTCTGGCTGTACCTTTATACTATTTTaggttatataaatatatttaatatatgaacgtagcatattttcttaaatgcatacatgcatgtgtttttattcatatgcacaaatatacacagcacacaacCTTTGATCCAACatctttttgcttaaaaaaaaaataattgtgagtaatgatttgaataaatgtatatatgtaaatatagtgTGTGCACTAACTACTGTATTAAAAGTCTAACCCAAAACCACAAGCCTAGTCTAGTTAACCCTAAACCACacagtttgaatgttttagtTCATGTCTGTCTTTTGGAGCTCAGTTTTTTTCCTGCATTAATCAACAAAAGTAGTTTATTCTCAGGAGTGTGTAATGATGaggattttaattttgatgttttgagtCGCCAGCAACAGGATGGCATGCATGCAagatcaaaaacactttcatttactttgagcgaataagttaaaaaaagaaatgcatttattttttaacttattcaCTCAGTGATTCCCAAACAATTCGTTCAGTTTCTCCAAACTCCGatggttgatttcatttaaagcagtgtttgtgagtttttaaCGCTCCCTAAAGAGACACCTAGTGGTCAAGAATCaagctacattttcattcagaccaatgggAAAAGAGCAAAGTGGGCGGGGAATAAGCTAATATTTCATCTAACAGACTGGGATTTGTTTCaaaatgactcgtttcagtgattcagactCGACTTTCTTTATATACCGTgcactttgcaggatgttttcattcgtTTAGAACGAAAGGTCATTGACTCTCTATCTGTTTCAGGATGAGCTGTAAGGTGGCGCTGTGGCTGCTTCTCGCCGGGCTGCTGTGTCTCGTCTCCGCCGGACGTAAAACCCGACCGCAGGGATCCATCCCGTCCCCCTACAAGACCAGCTCCAACACCTCTGACCGCCGCACGCGCAAACAGGAAGTGCTGGCCTCCAGCCAGGAAGCTCTGGTGGTGACTGAGCGCAAATACTTGAAGAGCGACTGGTGCAAGACGCAGCCGCTGCGGCAGACGGTCAGTCAGGAGGGCTGCAAGAGCCGGACCGTCATCAACCGCTTCTGCTACGGTCAGTGCAACTCCTTCTACATCCCGCGGCACGTCAGGAAAGAGCAGGAGTCCTTCCAGTCCTG
Above is a genomic segment from Puntigrus tetrazona isolate hp1 unplaced genomic scaffold, ASM1883169v1 S000000285, whole genome shotgun sequence containing:
- the LOC122333586 gene encoding gremlin-2-like codes for the protein MSCKVALWLLLAGLLCLVSAGRKTRPQGSIPSPYKTSSNTSDRRTRKQEVLASSQEALVVTERKYLKSDWCKTQPLRQTVSQEGCKSRTVINRFCYGQCNSFYIPRHVRKEQESFQSCAFCRPQRFTSLTVELDCPDLQPDVRYRKIQRVKQCRCMSVSVSESGKR